One stretch of Oceanipulchritudo coccoides DNA includes these proteins:
- the rplV gene encoding 50S ribosomal protein L22: MEVIAYTKYSRISPKKAREVANELRGRPANEALELLKFIPRKAARLIHKTLHSAVANAENNHNLNSDDLVIKEAIVEEGPAFRRFKPAARGSAKPIRKRTSHLRIVLTESSN, encoded by the coding sequence ATGGAAGTTATTGCCTACACAAAATACAGCCGGATCTCGCCCAAGAAGGCGCGTGAGGTTGCCAACGAGCTCCGGGGTCGTCCCGCGAACGAGGCTTTGGAATTGCTGAAGTTCATCCCTCGCAAGGCTGCCCGGCTCATCCACAAGACACTTCACAGTGCTGTGGCCAATGCGGAGAATAATCACAACTTGAATTCAGACGATCTGGTTATCAAGGAAGCGATTGTTGAGGAAGGCCCTGCTTTCCGCCGCTTCAAGCCAGCTGCCCGTGGGTCTGCGAAGCCAATCCGCAAGCGCACAAGTCACCTTCGAATCGTACTCACCGAATCATCCAACTAA